From a single Apium graveolens cultivar Ventura chromosome 2, ASM990537v1, whole genome shotgun sequence genomic region:
- the LOC141705878 gene encoding glucomannan 4-beta-mannosyltransferase 9-like, which translates to MESIEMETLVFRGITLNGILDQLGMPWNLGKVPLVVPLLKLMVNICLVMSVMLFLDRVYMGIVKLFIKLLRRKPEKNYKWEAMKNDIELGSSAFPMVLVQIPMYNEKEVYQLSIGAACALSWPSDRIIVQVLDDSTDLAIKDMVEVECMKWANKGINIKYEIRDNRNGYKAGALKQGLKHSYVSQCDFVAIFDADFQPEPDFLMRTIPFFVHNPEIGLVQARWKFANADECLMTRMQEMSLNYHFIVEQEVGSQTYAFFGFNGTAGVWRIKALDEAGGWKDRTTVEDMDLAVRATLQGWKFVFVNDIKVINELPSTFKALRYQQHRWSCGPANLFRKMAIEIATNKKVTLWKKLYVLYSFFFVRKVVAHIVTFTFYCVVLPLTVLVPEVEVPKWAVVYIPTTITILNAVGTPRSLHLVIFWVVFENVMAMHRTKATFIGLLEIGRVNEWVVTEKLGDASKTKASGTSSVSSVPIKKPSARFWGRVRWLETTVGMFIFFCGWYDFKYGKNHYFVYLFLQCISFFVVGLGYVGTFVSN; encoded by the exons ATGGAGAGTATTGAGATGGAGACATTAGTTTTTCGAGGCATTACGCTAAATGGCATTTTAGACCAGCTTGGGATGCCTTGGAATTTGGGGAAAGTGCCATTGGTCGTGCCACTGTTAAAACTAATGGTGAATATTTGCTTGGTAATGTCTGTTATGTTGTTTTTGGATAGAGTGTACATGGGAATTGTCAAGCTTTTTATTAAACTGTTGCGGCGTAAACCTGAGAAGAATTACAAATGGGAGGCCATGAAGAATGATATTGAGTTAGGGAGTTCAGCTTTTCCGATGGTGTTAGTTCAGATACCAATGTATAATGAGAAAGAG GTGTATCAGTTGTCGATCGGAGCAGCATGTGCACTTTCATGGCCATCTGATAGGATTATAGTTCAAGTTCTTGATGATTCTACAGATTTAGCTATTAAG GATATGGTAGAGGTAGAATGTATGAAGTGGGCAAACAAAGGCATAAACATAAAGTATGAGATCAGAGACAACAGAAATGGCTATAAAGCAGGGGCCCTGAAACAAGGATTGAAGCACAGCTATGTGAGCCAATGTGACTTTGTTGCCATCTTTGATGCTGATTTCCAGCCTGAGCCTGATTTCTTAATGCGCACCATTCCATTCTTTGTTCATAACCCTGAAATCGGCCTTGTTCAAGCTCGTTGGAAATTTG CCAATGCAGATGAGTGCTTGATGACAAGAATGCAAGAAATGTCATTAAATTATCACTTTATTGTGGAGCAAGAAGTGGGTTCCCAAACATATGCATTTTTTGGCTTCAATG GAACTGCCGGTGTCTGGAGAATTAAGGCACTTGATGAAGCAGGAGGATGGAAGGACAGAACGACTGTTGAGGACATGGATTTGGCTGTCCGAGCTACCCTCCAAGGATGGAAATTTGTTTTTGTCAACGACATTAAG GTAATAAATGAACTTCCGAGTACTTTCAAAGCCCTCCGATATCAACAACACCGATGGTCATGTGGCCCAGCTAATCTCTTCAGGAAAATGGCTATTGAGATTGCCACAAACAAG aAAGTGACTTTGTGGAAGAAGTTATATGTGCTTTATAGTTTCTTCTTTGTAAGAAAGGTTGTGGCTCATATTGTCACATTTACCTTCTACTGTGTCGTTTTGCCATTGACTGTTTTAGTTCCTGAAGTTGAAGTTCCTAAATGGGCAGTTGTGTACATTCCTACTACAATTACCATTCTCAATGCTGTTGGAACTCCCAG GTCGTTACACCTGGTAATTTTCTGGGTCGTTTTTGAAAATGTTATGGCAATGCACCGGACAAAAGCAACGTTTATTGGCCTACTAGAGATAGGGAGAGTCAACGAGTGGGTTGTCACCGAGAAATTAGGAGATGCTTCCAAAACTAAAGCTTCTGGTACTTCCTCTGTCAGTAGTGTGCCTATTAAAAAACCCAGCGCCAGATTTTGGGGAAG AGTTCGTTGGCTAGAGACAACTGTTGGGATGTTCATCTTCTTCTGCGGATGGTATGATTTCAAATACGGAAAGAACCATTATTTCGTTTACCTCTTCCTTCAATGCATATCATTCTTTGTTGTCGGGCTGGGATATGTTGGCACATTCGTTTCCAACTAA